A part of Scleropages formosus chromosome 3, fSclFor1.1, whole genome shotgun sequence genomic DNA contains:
- the garem gene encoding GRB2-associated and regulator of MAPK protein 1, with product MDVGLMLYNNLKDVTWSATTVPLDRLVSVYRLPQIVRLDCGELVEGLQENDYVLIHSSRQWTTVTAHSLEEGHYVIGPKIEIPVHYEGQFKLLEQDRDIKEPVQYFSSVEEVAKAFPERVYVMEDITFNVKVASGECNEDTEVYNITLSTGDELTLMGQAEILYAKTSKEKSRLNTIFKKIGKLNSLSKLGRGKMPCLICMNHRTNESISLPFQCKGRFSTRSPLELQMQEGEHTIRNIVERTRLPVNVTVPSTPPRNQYDLHLIREGHRYKLVNIQTKTVVVCCVLRSNKIIPIHFPLHLAVPKFIIPEGLLQNELWLDTMVHRWFSFCQEQFDIDDYSRAVRNVRTDWTEDGKSPKKNGSKNGSSSSNCQAQTNVPSSLTYARDELTQSFHRLSVCVYGSNLHGNSEVNLQGFKNLYEDWTLVPHDSLHSDSVDSNYLFPELVEDSGPPVLIKSDLPYEELWLDQSVSQQPAQSASIRKNVICDSSWGCLNSKCCPVASAPYPASGSVAVSEIHLPPPPLPPKSEAVKEECRLLNAPPIPPRCSRTTTTNHSVSHLTTKHQQQQTRCPSPTLSYYSSGLHSIGLSEKGFEQSDEQNTVCSPCSWMKPVTPEDDKMSAFGSHSSEAVLFRLSWPNNFTEKDFQKDNATSPVLCQSYYSYPRQKTSNTPKGFTSASFDADGKVTDRRILPSRSCEASYAPPYSCSLEMYSGKTIASCSTKQSSSCPILPPRVPKSVEQKKDVDFPSLTGTSNEVEHGAQNYLMDKEDNHAFATKGMKDDISVSHCFYSPLQYQNDQQSCSSQWKPPNNLSGLSIEEVSNCLSFIGLPEDIVSLFVREKVDGSLLVQLTEDILSEDFKLSNLQVKKLMQFISGWRPKM from the exons ATGGATGTGGGATTAATGCTGTATAACAATTTGAAGGATGTGACATGGAGCGCGACGACGGTACCTTTAGACCGACTGGTCAGTGTTTACAGGCTGCCGCAGATTGTCCGCCTCGACTGTG gggAGTTAGTAGAGGGACTTCAAGAGAACGACTACGTTTTAATTCATTCGAGTCGGCAATGGACGACAGTTACTGCCCACAGTCTGGAGGAAGGCCATTATGTTATTGGGCCAAAAATAGAAATACCTGTTCATTATGAAG GCCAGTTTAAATTGCTGGAACAGGACCGAGACATAAAGGAGCCAGTGCAGTACTTCAGCAGTGTGGAAGAAGTTGCAAAAGCATTTCCTGAACGAGTGTATGTGATGGAGGATATAACGTTCAATGTTAAG GTGGCTTCAGGGGAATGCAATGAGGATACTGAAGTTTACAATATTACCTTGAGTACTGGAGATGAGCTCACTTTAATGGGGCAGGCAGAAATTCTATATGCAAAAACCTCCAAAGAAAAATCGAGGCTTAATACAATATTCAAGAAGATTGGAAAACTGAACTCCCTCAGCAAACTTGGGCGTGGTAAGATGCCCTGCCTAATCTGCATGAACCACAGGACCAATGAAAGCATCAGTCTACCTTTCCAGTGTAAAGGCAGGTTTAGCACTCGTAGCCCTCTTGAGCTGCAAATGCAGGAGGGCGAGCATACAATTCGCAATATTGTCGAAAGGACCCGGCTACCTGTCAACGTCACTGTACCCAGCACCCCACCTCGAAACCAATATGACCTTCATCTCATCCGGGAAGGTCACCGTTATAAGCTTGTCAACATTCAGACTAAAACAGTTGTGGTCTGCTGTGTGCTCCGCAGCAACAAGATCATCCCCATCCACTTCCCCCTCCATCTGGCAGTGCCTAAGTTCATCATTCCAGAGGGACTCCTACAGAATGAATTATGGTTGGACACTATGGTACATCGCTGGTTCAGCTTCTGTCAAGAGCAGTTTGACATAGATGACTATTCTCGTGCTGTACGGAATGTGAGGACAGATTGGACTGAAGATGGCAAGAGCCCCAAGAAAAACGGCAGTAAAAATGGGTCCAGTAGCAGTAATTGTCAAGCGCAGACCAATGTTCCCAGCTCTCTTACCTATGCTCGTGATGAACTTACTCAGTCATTTCATAgactgtctgtatgtgtgtatgggagcaatctccatggaaacagtgaAGTCAATTTACAGGGATTTAAGAATCTGTATGAAGACTGGACTTTAGTCCCACATGATTCTTTGCACTCTGACTCTGTCGACAGCAATTACCTATTCCCTGAATTGGTGGAAGACTCAGGGCCACCTGTCCTCATAAAATCAGATCTTCCATATGAAGAGCTATGGTTAGATCAAAGTGTATCTCAGCAGCCTGCACAGTCTGCATCTATTAGAAAAAATGTCATCTGTGACAGCAGCTGGGGTTGTTTAAACTCCAAATGTTGTCCAGTTGCTTCTGCACCCTACCCTGCCTCAGGATCAGTGGCAGTCTCTGAAATTCATCTACCTCCACCCCCTCTGCCTCCGAAGTCAGAAGCC gtAAAGGAAGAATGCAGACTTCTAAATGCCCCTCCTATTCCTCCACGATGCTCCAGGACAACCACAACCAACCATTCTGTTTCACATTTAACTACCAAGCACCAGCAGCAACAAACCCGCTGTCCTAGCCCTACCTTGTCATACTATTCATCAGGATTGCACAGCAT AGGACTTTCTGAAAAAGGCTTTGAACAGTCAGATGAACAAAACACTGTGTGCTCTCCATGCAGCTGGATGAAACCTGTTACACCTGAAGATGACAAAATGTCAGCCTTTGGAAGTCATTCATCAGAAGCAGTTCTTTTCAGACTCTCTTGGCCAAACAACTTTACTGAAAAGGATTTTCAGAAGGATAATGCCACTTCACCAGTGCTGTGTCAAAGTTACTATAGCTATCCTCGGCAAAAAACGTCAAATACACCCAAGGGATTTACTTCTGCATCATTTGATGCAGATGGGAAGGTTACAGACAGGAGGATTTTGCCCTCAAGATCTTGTGAAGCTTCTTATGCACCTCCTTACAGCTGTTCCTTGGAAATGTATAGTGGAAAGACCATAGCCAGTTGTAGCACAAAGCAGAGTTCATCATGTCCAATTTTGCCACCAAGAGTGCCTAAATCAGTTGAGCAAAAGAAAGATGTGGACTTTCCTTCATTGACTGGGACTTCTAATGAAGTGGAACATGGAGCGCAGAATTATCTAATGGACAAAGAAGATAACCACGCATTTGCCACCAAAGGCATGAAGGATGACATCTCAGTGTCACATTGCTTTTATTCCCCTCTGCAGTACCAAAATGATCAACAATCATGCAGTTCACAGTGGAAGCCACCTAATAATCTTTCTGGGCTTTCAATTGAAGAGGTCTCTAATTGTCTGAGCTTCATAGGCCTCCCAGAAGACATAGTGTCTTTGTTTGTTAGAGAAAAAGTAGATGGCAGTTTACTTGTACAACTCACAGAGGATATTTTATCTGAAGATTTTAAACTAAGCAATCTGCAAGTGAAAAAACTTATGCAATTCATTAGTGGTTGGAGGCCCAAAATGTAG
- the ncf2 gene encoding neutrophil cytosol factor 2 isoform X1: MSFVDTIRQWDKGIAYADNKDWTAALNVFLDIRDQNSKIFFNIGSLHLNNHELDAAEKAFDKSICKDEHLAIAFFQRGITFYKKEMFEESRGDFQNAFAELRGNQLIDYNLLGLRYKLYACEVLHNMALTQAQLGQWDKAQGSLLTALNLKTESKHAYIDQALESILKHRMFDLVEIKRGTLFRPKKHYVAELENKDYMGKAKILASIVPEDKFSGFAPLQPQVEEAPVQPKTPEVLRALEGDPHSVLYEFLPETEDELGVLPGNIVFVLEKGSDNWATVFFNGKKGLVPYNYLEPVEITLSSKQGQADNLSDAIPAPPRGEAPTRPKRRRAPDSLKTSSALKTAAKAKETRKVQRCIVKIHFKYTLAITTAPGLPYSALLQKIGQKLGLPVQQIILSYKKSGSNTKVTVNESEMDSVWKSVQNDRLVLWCDLSPVECQSTGSTEETDHKPQVLATMVALHAFEGSQPEDLQLQCGDIVTILSKVNNEWFEGQCNGKVGIFPALFVEELVMEDKPI; the protein is encoded by the exons atgtcatttgtggaCACAATCAGACAGTGGGATAAGGGGATAGCCTATGCCGACAACAAGGACTGGACAGCTGCTCTAAACGTGTTTTTGGACATCCGGGATCAaaactcaaaaatatttttcaacattGGGTCCCTCCACCTGAACAATCACGAGCTAGATGCTGCAGAAAAG GCTTTcgacaaaagcatctgcaaggATGAACACTTGGCCATTGCCTTCTTTCAAAGAGgaataacattttacaaaaaagagaT GTTTGAGGAATCTCGAGGTGATTTTCAAAATGCCTTCGCAGAATTACGAGGAAATCAGCTTATTGACTACAATCTTCTAGGTCTCAGATACAAGCTATATGCTTGCGAG GTTCTACACAACATGGCCCTCACCCAGGCCCAGTTGGGCCAGTGGGATAAAGCACAAGGGAGCCTCCTTACTGCCTTAAACCTGAAGACCGAGTCAAAACATGCTTACATTGACCAGGCTCTGGAATCTATCTTA AAACATAGGATGTTTGATCTGGTGGAGATCAAGAGAGGGACACTGTTCAGACCAAAAAAGCATTATGTAGCTGAGCTGGAGAATAAAGATTATATGGGCAAGGCAAAA ATACTTGCTTCCATTGTTCCTGAGGATAAATTCTCAGGATTTGCTCCCTTACAACCACAG GTTGAAGAGGCTCCAGTTCAGCCCAAAACACCTGAAGTATTAAG GGCACTGGAAGGGGATCCCCATAGCGTACTTTATGAGTTCCTCCCAGAGACTGAGGATGAGCTCGGTGTACTGCCAGGaaacattgtttttgtattGGAGAAAGGATCAGATAATTGGGCAACCGTCTTTTTCAATGGGAAG aaaGGGCTTGTTCCTTATAATTATCTGGAACCCGTTGAGATAACCTTATCTTCGAAGCAAGGACAG GCAGATAATCTGAGCGATGCCATTCCTGCCCCTCCCAGAGGAGAAGCTCCCACTAGgccaaaaagaagaagag CCCCAGACTCACTTAAAACTTCAAGTGCATTGAAAACAGCTGCCAAG GCCAAAGAGACAAGAAAGGTCCAGAGATGCATTGTGAAAATACACTTCAAATACACCCTTGCCATCACCACAGCTCCAGGACTTCCATACAGTGCTTTACTGCAAAAAATTGGCCAGAAACTGGGTTTGCCAGTCCAACAAATAATCTTAAG TTATAAAAAAAGTGGCTCGAATACAAAAGTAACAGTCAACGAGTCAGAAATGGATAGCGTGTGGAAGAGTGTCCAGAATGACCGACTGGTACTGTGGTGTGATCTCAGCCCAGTGGAGTGCCAATCCACTGGATCCACAGAG GAAACGGACCACAAACCTCAAGTTCTTGCAACGATGGTGGCCCTTCATGCCTTCGAAGGTTCTCAGCCAGAGGACCTTCAACTCCAGTGTGGTGATATTGTCACAATTCTCTCAAAAG TGAATAATGAATGGTTCGAGGGACAGTGTAATGGGAAGGTGGGCATTTTCCCAGCTCTTTTTGTGGAAGAACTTGTTATGGAAGATAAACCAATATGA
- the ncf2 gene encoding neutrophil cytosol factor 2 isoform X2, with the protein MSFVDTIRQWDKGIAYADNKDWTAALNVFLDIRDQNSKIFFNIGSLHLNNHELDAAEKAFDKSICKDEHLAIAFFQRGITFYKKEMFEESRGDFQNAFAELRGNQLIDYNLLGLRYKLYACEVLHNMALTQAQLGQWDKAQGSLLTALNLKTESKHAYIDQALESILILASIVPEDKFSGFAPLQPQVEEAPVQPKTPEVLRALEGDPHSVLYEFLPETEDELGVLPGNIVFVLEKGSDNWATVFFNGKKGLVPYNYLEPVEITLSSKQGQADNLSDAIPAPPRGEAPTRPKRRRAPDSLKTSSALKTAAKAKETRKVQRCIVKIHFKYTLAITTAPGLPYSALLQKIGQKLGLPVQQIILSYKKSGSNTKVTVNESEMDSVWKSVQNDRLVLWCDLSPVECQSTGSTEETDHKPQVLATMVALHAFEGSQPEDLQLQCGDIVTILSKVNNEWFEGQCNGKVGIFPALFVEELVMEDKPI; encoded by the exons atgtcatttgtggaCACAATCAGACAGTGGGATAAGGGGATAGCCTATGCCGACAACAAGGACTGGACAGCTGCTCTAAACGTGTTTTTGGACATCCGGGATCAaaactcaaaaatatttttcaacattGGGTCCCTCCACCTGAACAATCACGAGCTAGATGCTGCAGAAAAG GCTTTcgacaaaagcatctgcaaggATGAACACTTGGCCATTGCCTTCTTTCAAAGAGgaataacattttacaaaaaagagaT GTTTGAGGAATCTCGAGGTGATTTTCAAAATGCCTTCGCAGAATTACGAGGAAATCAGCTTATTGACTACAATCTTCTAGGTCTCAGATACAAGCTATATGCTTGCGAG GTTCTACACAACATGGCCCTCACCCAGGCCCAGTTGGGCCAGTGGGATAAAGCACAAGGGAGCCTCCTTACTGCCTTAAACCTGAAGACCGAGTCAAAACATGCTTACATTGACCAGGCTCTGGAATCTATCTTA ATACTTGCTTCCATTGTTCCTGAGGATAAATTCTCAGGATTTGCTCCCTTACAACCACAG GTTGAAGAGGCTCCAGTTCAGCCCAAAACACCTGAAGTATTAAG GGCACTGGAAGGGGATCCCCATAGCGTACTTTATGAGTTCCTCCCAGAGACTGAGGATGAGCTCGGTGTACTGCCAGGaaacattgtttttgtattGGAGAAAGGATCAGATAATTGGGCAACCGTCTTTTTCAATGGGAAG aaaGGGCTTGTTCCTTATAATTATCTGGAACCCGTTGAGATAACCTTATCTTCGAAGCAAGGACAG GCAGATAATCTGAGCGATGCCATTCCTGCCCCTCCCAGAGGAGAAGCTCCCACTAGgccaaaaagaagaagag CCCCAGACTCACTTAAAACTTCAAGTGCATTGAAAACAGCTGCCAAG GCCAAAGAGACAAGAAAGGTCCAGAGATGCATTGTGAAAATACACTTCAAATACACCCTTGCCATCACCACAGCTCCAGGACTTCCATACAGTGCTTTACTGCAAAAAATTGGCCAGAAACTGGGTTTGCCAGTCCAACAAATAATCTTAAG TTATAAAAAAAGTGGCTCGAATACAAAAGTAACAGTCAACGAGTCAGAAATGGATAGCGTGTGGAAGAGTGTCCAGAATGACCGACTGGTACTGTGGTGTGATCTCAGCCCAGTGGAGTGCCAATCCACTGGATCCACAGAG GAAACGGACCACAAACCTCAAGTTCTTGCAACGATGGTGGCCCTTCATGCCTTCGAAGGTTCTCAGCCAGAGGACCTTCAACTCCAGTGTGGTGATATTGTCACAATTCTCTCAAAAG TGAATAATGAATGGTTCGAGGGACAGTGTAATGGGAAGGTGGGCATTTTCCCAGCTCTTTTTGTGGAAGAACTTGTTATGGAAGATAAACCAATATGA
- the LOC108926108 gene encoding retinol dehydrogenase 8, which yields MDQKTVLITGCSSGIGLSLAVHIANDEKKRFMVYATMRNLSKGEALVEAAGRTLGKTLEIKQMDVCDENSIKACVDSIPERRIDILISNAGVGLIGPIECQSIEEMKAVMDTNFFGMVRLLKEILPDMKKRKSGHIVVISSVMGIQGILFNDIYAASKFAVEGFCESLAVQALRFNLNITLIEPGPVVTEFERKVFEEGLKTDLSKADKVTADMFTNIYLKNYKQIFDTFGQTAEDIAEHTFKIITVESPPFRHQTNSLYTPMTTLKYADPNGDLPIDIFYKMVFEHDKVFNASLNFLKLLRWRSRKSFTLDKPKA from the exons ATGGACCAGAAGACAGTTCTCATTACTGGCTGCTCCTCTGGGATTGGCTTGTCTCTGGCTGTTCACATTGCTAATGATGAAAAGAAGCGATTTATGG TGTATGCCACCATGAGAAACCTAAGTAAAGGAGAAGCCTTGGTAGAAGCAGCAGGCCGGACACTGGGCAAGACTCTGGAGATCAAGCAGATGGACGTGTGTGATGAGAATTCCATCAAAGCCTGTGTTGACAGCATCCCTGAAAGGAGAATTGACATACTTA TAAGCAATGCTGGTGTAGGTCTTATTGGACCAATTGAGTGTCAGTCTATAGAAGAGATGAAAGCTGTCATGGACACCAACTTCTTTGGCATGGTTCGACTCCTGAAGGAAATTCTACCTGAtatgaagaagaggaagagtggCCATATTGTAGTAATCAGCAGTGTCATGGGCATTCAGG GAATATTGTTCAATGACATTTATGCAGCGTCGAAATTTGCTGTGGAAGGGTTTTGTGAGAGCTTGGCTGTTCAAGCTTTGAGGTTTAACCTGAA TATAACCCTAATTGAGCCTGGTCCAGTTGTGACAGAGTTTGAACGTAAAGTCTTTGAAGAAGGCTTAAAGACAGATCTCTCCAAAGCAGACAAGGTGACAGCTGACATGTTCACCAACATTTACCTGAAAAACTACAAGCAGATATTTGACACCTTTGGACAAACAGCAGAAGATATCGCTGAG CACACATTCAAGATCATTACCGTGGAAAGCCCACCATTCCGTCACCAGACCAACAGTCTCTACACACCCATGACCACTCTAAAGTATGCTGACCCCAATGGCGACCTGCCCATTGACATTTTCTACAAGATGGTGTTTGAACATGATAAGGTTTTCAATGCCAGTCTCAACTTTCTGAAGCTGCTGCGCTGGAGAAGTCGTAAAAGCTTTACATTAGATAAACCCAAGGCTTAA